A segment of the Coffea arabica cultivar ET-39 chromosome 8c, Coffea Arabica ET-39 HiFi, whole genome shotgun sequence genome:
CTGAAATTTGTTCTCTTTTGCAATAtctttttggtgatttattccaGGTGGAAGGGCCAGCAGTTTTTGCAGTCACAAAATAGAAGTTCATAATCTCCTCCGCCTGCAATGTGCAAGTTgctaaaagacaagaaaacagtgGAAGGGGATTGGAAAGGAAGGGGGGTGATTTCTGGGACCATGTAAAATTTAGTGGAGCTGTCGTTCCCTTAGTAGCCGATCATCTTCAACAAAGACCAACTAAACATAGAGCCAAAAATTGTACTCCTGTTCTAGCTCATGCAGGGAGTTGAAGGCCCATCTACAAAGGAGTAAGGAGACTACCTTGTATCAAATATTTATAGCTCCTTCTTTATGAATTAAAGGCTGCCGTGAGATGTTAGTGATTTGCTGCAACTTTGTCGGTCATTAGTAGCTCTAACAAAGTCTAATATGACTAGTGGCAAATTCGATGCTTTATTATTATAGATTTTGCTTATCATGCCTTGATATTTCTGATGTAGAAAATGTTCAATTTAGCAAGTTAATACGCCTTTCATCCTTTTTTCTGCCTTTTGCTTTATATCCTCTCCGATATTTTCCTTCCATATCATATGCTTGTCTTGGGCATCTTCTCTTTCTATACCTCCGCGCACCGCGCGGATTATACCTCCTAGTTTTCAAATAAAAAGCCAAAGGTGTCTTCTTcattagctcaccccattaaCAACTTCAGCTTGGAGATTCAGACCTGTAAGCAGCTGCAAATCAAGAATTCATGCATTAGtatgagaagccatctttttccATGCTTGTAAGCACAACACATAgctgttgctttttttttttttggtttggacTGGAATAGATTTTGACTGGTAGAACGAGTTTGCTTGCAAGCTTATGTCAAGAATAAAATACTTTACCTAATATAGAAAAAATGGACTTCAACTTGTGGGCTGTATTAAATGCTTGAGTATACCTGCAGATATTAAGCTTCAAGATTTTCTTGATGCACTCTGACACCAAGGAAAACATCTTTAATGAGATGTAATTTTCTGACAACATCATTCATATGCATCCTATCATATGGTAATCTTGCAGAGCACTTAAGTCCAATTTTCAGCAGGGAAATAATGCACTCCATCTCTTTTCCACCATTGCTATTTTTCCCTCCAGGAGTCATATTTCTGTTTTCATCTCCTTCAAGAAAAAGCAACGGGTCCACTATCTCAGAAACTCGTTCATGCAAAGCCCCATTAACATAGTTATGTAGATCAAGGTCACCAACGAATATATCATCTGTTGGCCTCCTTCTTGTAATCATTTCTAGCAAAAGAATGCCGTAGCTGTAGACATCCCCCTGAGTTGATGCCGCAAGACCCATTCCATACTCTGAGATTTTGTTTCTAGACATGTTATTATTgggtaataaaagaaaaactataaaaaaaactAAGTGATTAAAATTAATCAAATGTTAGATTGGGGCATAATGGACCTTCTTTTATAACAAAGTGAATTAACTAAAATTAGCTACTATTCATCAGTGATTAGAGATCTCATagtaattataataaaaaaaattaaaaagaattaaATGTCCCAAAAGTTCTATATTTCTGTGCACAATTAAGTAACATCAGTGACCATAAAAAGTTGTAATTACCTGGAGCTGCATAACCTATTGTTCCTTTTATGGCAATAGTACTGCTGGTTCCTTGCTCCGAAGAAGTGTTTACGGGTTTCGGGAGAAGCCTTGCCAATCCAAAATCACCCACATGGGCAACAAGATCATTGTCAAGAAGAATGTTACTTGGTTTTAGATCACAATGAACAATCTCTGCTTGGCAGTGGTCGTGAAGATACTGAAATGCTGAAGCTACATCAATTGCAATATTTAGCTTCTGAAGAAGATTAAAACTTCTTGAGCTTGTTGCCTGATCAGTTGTCTCTGCAGGATGCAGCCACAAGTCCAGATTtccattttccaaaaactcatagACTAGAGCTTTGAATTCATCACCCTTGGAATCAATACTGGAGCAATAACTCACGATAGAAACGAGGTTTCTATGGCGAATATTTCTCAATGCTTTGCACTCGGCCTTCAAACTTTTAGAAGCTCCGTTCTTTTGAAGATCAAGAACTTTGACCGCTACAAGCATATTGCCATGTTTTTCTAGCCTTCCTTTGAAGACAGATCCAAAATTTCCTGAACCAATTAAGTTTTCTGGAGAAAATCCTGAAGTTGCACGAAGAAGTTCATGGTAAGAAATTCGCAAGAGCTTGTCGACTCTTGTAGGCATGCTAGAGAATCCGGCCACCagtcttctttttcctttatgATATACCAAGAAATATAACAACAATGCACCGAGAACCAGAAGCGTTGCTGGTAAAACAATGGACATCAATATGATAACCTTCAgctttcctctgtttttcccCTTAATCAGTGGACAAGGTGGGAACTCCAATTCTGGAATCCCTCCACAGAGTTTGTTGTTGCCAATCAGTGATATTTGACTCGCATTGCTGAAAACTCCTGTGTTCGGTGCCGCACCCTCGATGTCGTTATAGGAAAGGTTTAAGTACCTCAAAAATTGAAGCTTCTCAAGTTCTTTTGGTATTGGACCAGTcaagttattacttgaaaggtCTAATTGCTGGATGCTCTTCCAAGAAGCCAAATTTGGTGGAATTGTTCCTTGGAAAAAATTGGATTGCATAAAAAGAATCTCCAGATTTGTACAATCAGCAAGTGATATGGGTATACCTCCACTAAGTTGGTTTTGGGAAACATCTAAATCCACCAAATGTATAAGCTTTCCAACTTCAGGAGGCAGAGAACCACTAAACGAATTTTCACTTAAGTACAAATGCATCAGTGATGAGTGCGTCTGCAGAAAATGTGGTGATATAATTccagtgaagttgttttgagaTAATTGCAGAAATTGCAAATTTTGACAGTTTATAAGAACATCAAATATATTGCCCCCTTCAAACTGGTTGATTGATAAGTCCAGAAGGCATAGACTGGTGGCGTTACATAGGGTAGAGACTATCTGTCCTGACAACTCATTTTGGTATAGACttaaaaattgcaaattttgtAATTTGCCAAAATCTCTTGGAATGACCCCTGAAAGATAGTTCAATTTAAGGCTAAGGAGATATAGGTTGACAAAATTTCCAAACCCTTCTGGAATAGTTCCTGACAGTTGGTTTCCTCCCAAGTACAATGCTGCGAGTTGATTTGAGAGATTGGCCATGATTTTAGGTACATTACCTCCAAATGTATTGGCACTCAAGGAAAGAATTCTTAGATTACTGCAGTTGGTCAGTGATGCAATAAAATCCAAATCTCCTGTAGAATTATTGCCGAAGAGATTGTGATTAAGATTAGCTCTTTTGAGTTGTGTCAGATCTCCTAAATTAGCTGGAACTTGGCCTGCGAACTTATTATAGGGAAGATCAAGTATCTCAAGCCCAGAAGCATTAGTGATTGAAGTTGGAAAGTTTCCAGAGAAATTGTTCCCCTCGACATACAACACTTGTAGATTTGGTAGGGTGAGGCCTATGTTGGTTGGGAGATTGCCATGAAAGGAATTGCCGCCCACTGAAATGACAGTAATGGCTGAACTATTAAAGATGGAGGCAGGGATTATACCAGATAGTTTATTTTCTGAAGCTGCAAAAAAAGATAACCTTTTTAAGAGCCCCATTTCCATGGGCAAATTTCCCTCCAGATTGTTGAAGGCAAGACTGAGTGAAGTCAGCGATGATAAGTTCCCAATGGAAGAGGGAATCTCTCCCGTCAAATTGTTTTGGTTAAAACTTATTCGTTTAAGCTTCTTCACACTGCTCAGCTGATCAATCGGAATTTTCCCTTCTAGCTTGTTCCTCGTTAGGCTAATAGTTACCAACTCTGAGCAGTAGTTCAAGTTTGCTGGGATTTTTCCACTGATTGCGTTACTTGACAGGTTCAAGACTCTCAGCCTGAAGAGGCGACCGAATTCTTGGGGAATCTCACCATGGAATTGATTCTCCCCAAGTTGAATGAACCTCATGAAGCTTAGATTTCCGACCTGAGGAGATATGGTTCCAGACAACTGCTTCTGCCTTAGAGTcaaggcaatgatcctctgatGTCGGGTACTACAGGTGACTCCTTCCCACTGACAATGGTGTTGTGAATGGTTCCAGGACTTCAGCGCTCCAAACGGGTCGTCATATATCTGATTCTTGAATTCAAGCAGAGCAAGGCGATCAGTTTCATTTTGAATTGTTTAGAGGCTGAAACATGGTTTACTGAAAAGCTCATGGCAACTAAGAGTAGGAGAAAAATGTTTGCTAATGTTGATGAGCGAAACCCCCACATGGTATTTGGAATTTCGATGGGCTGTGAAGGCAGAGATGGATTAATTTGCAacaaattgatgattgaatgatAAAAGTTTCTGTGGAATGGGAACAATGTTTGAGCTGTTATAGATTCTTGTAGTTCTGCTTTATATAGCCCAAACAACTGGAACGAAATTTGGGCTTAATTTTCTTGGTATATTTTCGAGAAAAATGAGCTAAACTTCGATGTGAGAACTTAATACAGTGAGCTTCCAACAACACAAATACTGATGATATTTCGCAATGGCTGTGGTCCAAAGTCAGAGCTCTTAGTCTCTGGAGATATCAGATTCCATCCAAAGTGTAGACTCTGCTTGATTGCCATCCATATATCAGACGAACTGTTAATTATTCGCTAATTGGTCAAGCCTCGGCTTATCTATGATAACTTCAAGCAACTAGAACGAGCACAAGGCCTCAAAATATTCTCAGGATCATGACTTGACTAGTTATGCTAAAAGTGAAATTTCCACAATTTTCAGTCGTTggttaaaagaaaaatcaaCACATATTACTAGACAATGACCCATCGAAACCAAGAAGACTGGCTGGCTAGCTGCACTCGACGGAATCAAGACCCACATGATGGCTTGACTACTGGAAACCAATTGTGGTGTTGCCGCTCATGACGGGGTGGCAACCACATTCCATTGCTTTGCTCTGAGTCTTCACAAACATGCAAAACTGAGCACAAATAATTTACCTGAGGTTGGAGAAAATGTGTTGTCTTCTCTTGACCTAATCAACAAAAGCATTCGCTTCTTCTtacttagttatatttttattcCTTCCCTCATCTTCTAATTTACGGCCAACCTCATGTTTTCCCTCAACTTACATTTCTTCGTGTGTTTTCCTGATGCTAATCACAATTTTAGCAGCTTGAAGATCTTCACATTAAGTTAGATTTGTATGTAGTCAGAAATTAATTGAGATGACTAGTCAGTGGCAGATTTAAAGTAGGGGCAGGGTCACCAAATTCCACTAGTATAGCCTTCAATTTTAGTAAGTTTTTAGCTTTGCCTCCCAATAAATTTTTCTGAAAAGTGAATGTACTGCTCCAAAATCAATCACTAGgtttgtgattttatggaatTGGAATACTaaacaattcaaaatcaaattctttTTACTCTAATCATTTAGTTTCCTTGAAAGTCATTTTAATTTACTACTCATTAGTTAAATACGTTCTTGGGATTttttccaataaaataaaaagtacatTTTGTTAATAAGTATATAGAATTAAATAATTGTCCGTGCAATGAGAAATAAAGATAAAGTAATATTTTCCAATGTATCACACGTCAACGAGCAATTTAAAGATGTTTAGTATGCATTTCAAAAGAAAGCGATTATCTTATTAGTGAGTTTTAGCATGCCATTTTGGGTTATATTAATCATGATGTACATTTATTACATTTGCTTGTTATACAAATGTTATTGTTATGTCTttcagaaaaataaagaagaagctTTAATATTATTTTTGCTTCACTAGAAATTATTTCTGGCTCTGCCCTATGACCAGTGTAAAGGTTTACATTAGCATGTTGGTAACTCAGAAATGCCCTTCTATGAGAGACATTAATTTCCAAAAGCTAAAGAATAAAATTAATAGAATGGACAAATCGTACAACAGATCAAATTTGCTTCAATAGAATGGTCaagttttttttcttatttattcTTAGGTAAGTTATACTTTATCATCTTGTTTATTAGAGCCATTTCACATAATCTCCTTGTGATTAAACTGAAGTGTCAAGCAATAGAAAATAACGTTCAAACTACAAAACTTCACCTCAAACTTCACATTCTACTTTGTAGTCTTCTCGGAGAGAAAATCTCCCTTCATGCCAGAAGCtctctaaaaataaaaacaagccaATCTTCAAAACTTCACACCCTCGCCCACAAAAGAAACCATTCTTTTTGTACCTAATCAATCCCaccgaaaacaaaagcaaaagccaCATTTGTTTGTCGGGCTTCTTCTCACCAAAGGCACCGTGAATCAAGAAAGGAAATTATCTTTACACAATGGTCAAGTCTTCACGGTCCCCACCTAATTGAGATGTTGGCTAGCCAAATGCAATTCAATTCTTCTTCATCAGCAAAAGGAAAGGGCGTTGGTTTACACCATGCATGTGGGCCAATCGTGTAAAGCTTTTAGAAGCTCTCACAGTAATATTCTCAAGAAGGTTTCTGCTCCAATTTCTGAAATTGGGtttaaataccaaatataaatatatatcacAATTAAAGCAATACTTGACAAGatcaaagagaaaaattaacaataaaattactaacaattgaCACCCTATCAGTTGGCCTCCTTCTTGTGATCATCTCCAGCAGAAATATCCCATAGCTATAAACATCGCCTTGAGGTGATGCAGGGAGACCCATCCCGTACTCTGAAATTTTCTTTCAATATGTTACTCTGATGAAAAAGCAACTCAAGGCAACTCTTCGAAATAGGATTAATGAATCAAGTGTGAGAAATCGTAACTAAGTAGAAGCAAAATGCAAATGCTTTGCAAAAACAACTGGCTTTGGTCAGGGGTAATTAATTCTATTACCGCAGTTAAGAAGTAAGAATACACGACAATAAAAATATAAGtttattattaaaaatttttaattacacTTTAGCTTGAATTCTGTTTCACAGAGAATCTAGTGTTGTTTAAGAACCAGTGATTCAATTTGGTTTAGGCTTTTTGTATCTACAAATCTTGGCCATACCTTAATAGATTGGAATTGGATATAAATTACCTGGAGCCGCATATCCGATTGATCCTTTAATTGCAACAGCACTGCTGGTTCCCTGGTCAGAAGAAGTACTGATGGTTTCAGGAAGAAGCCTTGCTAATCCAAATCACCCACGTGAGCAACGAAGTCATTGTCAAGAAGAATGTTGCTTGGCTTCAAATCACAATGAACAATTGTTGTTTCACATTGGTTGTGAAGATAATGCACCGCTGAAGCAACATCAATTGCAATATTCAGCCTCTGAATAAGATTAAGGCAGCTGgatgttgttgcttgatcagtTGTTTCTGGATGCAACCACAAGTCAAGATTTCCATTTTCCATGAACTCGTAAAACTAGAGCCTTGAATTCATGACCTTTGGAATCAACGCTGGAGCAATAACTTAAGATAGACACTAAATTTCGATGGTGGATGTTTCTTAGTGCTTTGCACTCAGCCTTGAAGCTCTTAGAAGCCCCATTCTTCTGAAGGTCAAGAACTTTAACTGCAACAAGCCTATCTCCGTGTTGATCTAGCCTGCCTTTGTAAACAATCCCAAAACTTCCTGATCCGATCAAGTTTTCTGGAGAAAATCCCGAAGTTGCACGCGGGAGTTCATGGTAAGAAACTCTCAAGAGCTTATCCACTGTTGGGTGCACGAAAGATGAGCTGGCTTCTCTTCGATATCTTTTTTGGTATACTCCCAAATAGAACAACAATATTATACCAAAAGCCAAGAATGTTACTAGTAAAATTGTGGATAATAGGACAATGATCTtatgcttttcctttttctttcccaTGATCACTTGACAAGGTGGGAAACGCAATTCAGTAATGCCTCCAAAAAGTTTGGTGTTTCCCATCAAAACTATTAGGCTTGCATTCCCAAATATTCCGGTTGTTGGTATCTTCCCATAAAGGTAATTGTAAGAAAGGTTCAGATACTCAACGGCTGAAGTTTCTCAAGGTCTCTTGGTATTTGTCCAGTCAAGTTGTTAAATGAAAGGTCTAATACTTGGATGGCTTTCAGAGAAGCCAATTTTTGAGGGAACCGTCCCTTCGAAAAATTTGGCCTGCATTTCAAGAGTCTCTAAATCCAAACAATCAGCAAGCGATTGGGGTATTTCTCCAGAAAATCTGTTGTAGGCTACAGTGAAATTTACCATGTGCATCAGGTTTCCTACTTCCAGAGGTACAGAACCATTGAATGTGTTCTGTCTCAAACCCAGATATAATAGCAAGGTGTGCATCTCAAAAAACTGTGGTGATATAACACCACTAAGAATATTTATAGATACGTCCAGATATTGCAGATTTCCACAGTTCATGAGAATACTGCCAAATACATCGCTGCCTTCAAAAAGATTGTCTGCTAAGTCCAGATGGTACAGAGAGCTAGTATTACACAAGTTTGACGAAATTTCTCCCGACAACCTGTTTCGTTCTAGACCCAAATATTGCATGTTTGAAATTTACCAAAGTCACTTGGTATGACTCCTGAAAGAGAATTCCATGACATGTCAAAGACAATTAGATTGACAAGATTTCCAAGTCCTTCCGGGATAGTTCCCCATATTTGATTTCCTCCGAGGCCTAATTCAGTGAGCCCATGTGTGAGGTTTGCCATGGACTTAGGCAATTCACCACCAAAATTATTGTCATCTAAGGCAATAGTATATAGATTACTATTGCTTGTCAATGATCCAATGAAATTCAAGTCTCCAGTAGAATTTCTCCCTAACCAATTTCCAGAAAATGCTATTGATTGAAGGTTTGATAGCTGGGAACTTGCCCTTCAAGCTTATTGTCATCAAGGGCAAGTTGCTCAAGCCTAGAAGCATTGGTGATGGAAAGTGGAATGTTGCCATTGAAGTCGTTCATCCTAATTCCTAGGAATTGCAGATTTGGTAGGGTGAGACCTACGTCGGTtggaaggttgccattgttgaatTCAAAGCCTAAATTGTTGACTTTTTTCAAGTCACAATTGTTGAATTTGTAGCATCAAtttctatcccacatcggtGGAATTGAGAGCTTGGGTAAGGGCTTGAGAGTTATGCAAATCAATTCAATTACACCAACAACAATAATTCTTTTGTAATTCTTTCTTCTCCTAAATTATAAGAGCAGGCTGCTTGAGTGGTGCTCGAAAATTAGGCAAAATTGGTC
Coding sequences within it:
- the LOC113706816 gene encoding receptor kinase-like protein Xa21, translating into MSRNKISEYGMGLAASTQGDVYSYGILLLEMITRRRPTDDIFVGDLDLHNYVNGALHERVSEIVDPLLFLEGDENRNMTPGGKNSNGGKEMECIISLLKIGLKCSARLPYDRMHMNDVVRKLHLIKDVFLGVRVHQENLEA
- the LOC113706084 gene encoding uncharacterized protein; translation: MRFIQLGENQFHGEIPQEFGRLFRLRVLNLSSNAISGKIPANLNYCSELVTISLTRNKLEGKIPIDQLSSVKKLKRISFNQNNLTGEIPSSIGNLSSLTSLSLAFNNLEGNLPMEMGLLKRLSFFAASENKLSGIIPASIFNSSAITVISVGGNSFHGNLPTNIGLTLPNLQVLYVEGNNFSGNFPTSITNASGLEILDLPYNKFAGQVPANLGDLTQLKRANLNHNLFGNNSTGDLDFIASLTNCSNLRILSLSANTFGGNVPKIMANLSNQLAALYLGGNQLSGTIPEGFGNFVNLYLLSLKLNYLSGVIPRDFGKLQNLQFLSLYQNELSGQIVSTLCNATSLCLLDLSINQFEGGNIFDVLINCQNLQFLQLSQNNFTGIISPHFLQTHSSLMHLYLSENSFSGSLPPEVGKLIHLVDLDVSQNQLSGGIPISLADCTNLEILFMQSNFFQGTIPPNLASWKSIQQLDLSSNNLTGPIPKELEKLQFLRYLNLSYNDIEGAAPNTGVFSNASQISLIGNNKLCGGIPELEFPPCPLIKGKNRGKLKVIILMSIVLPATLLVLGALLLYFLVYHKGKRRLVAGFSSMPTRVDKLLRISYHELLRATSGFSPENLIGSGNFGSVFKGRLEKHGNMLVAVKVLDLQKNGASKSLKAECKALRNIRHRNLVSIVSYCSSIDSKGDEFKALVYEFLENGNLDLWLHPAETTDQATSSRSFNLLQKLNIAIDVASAFQYLHDHCQAEIVHCDLKPSNILLDNDLVAHVGDFGLARLLPKPVNTSSEQGTSSTIAIKGTIGYAAPGNYNFLWSLMLLNCAQKYRTFGTFNSF